The genomic interval CTCTTCTAGTTCTTCAGGCATATTTTCAAAAAAGGATTTCATGATAAGCATATTATAAATACTAATCGCACCTGGGATTACAATTGCCCACATAGAATTAGCAAATCCTAAAGCGTTTATTAAAACATAGTTCGGAATTAAGCCTCCGTTAAAGAACATAGTGAATACTGCAAATACAGTTAAAAAACGACGTCCGACAAGCCTTCTCTTTGAAAGGGCATAAGCAAAGATTGTTGTTAAAAACATAGAGATTATAGTCCCTACCACTGTATAAACAACTGTATTTTTATAATTTATCCAGAACATCGTATCAGACAAAACCTTTTGATAGGTTTCTACATTGAATCCCTTTGGAAGTAAATTTACTTGACCTGAATTAATGTAAGACTCACTACTAAATGATTGTGCAACAACATTTATAAACGGATATAGTGTACAAAAGATAATGAGTAATAGAATACATACATTAAAGACTTTAAATATTTTGTATTGCTTCGATTCTTTCATTTATTTTCCCCCCTACCATAAACTTCGTTCTGTTAGTTTTCTAGAAATACTATTCGCTGTTAATACGAGCACTAATCCAATAATGGATTCGAATAGCCCGATAGCTGCTGCATAACTAAAATTATTGGATTCTAAACCAACACGATATAAATAAGTTGATAGAACATCAGAAGTTTCATAAGTTAAAGGATTATAAATCAATAAGATTTTTTCAAAACCAATGGCAAGAAAGCTACCAATATTCAAAATTAATAGTGTAACAATTGTTGGCAATATACCAGGAATCGTAATATGAAGCGTTTGTTTCCAACGGTTAGCACCATCAATTTTTGCTGCCTCATAAAGGGAATCATCAATGGTTGTTAATGCAGCCAAGTAAAGAATTGCTCCCCATCCCATTCCTTGCCATACTTCCGAAGTGACATAAATTGTCCTAAACCATTCTGGACTTTGAATAAAGCTTATTTTCTCTCCTGTAAAAAATTCCACTATCCCATTGATCGAACCGTTTAATGCCGTTAGCTGCAAAATCATTCCGGCAATGATAACAATTGATAAAAAATGTGGTAAATAGGATGCCGTTTGCACAAATTTCTTGAATTTTTTTGACTTTACTTCATTTAATAGAAGTGCAAATATAATTGGCATTGGAAAACAAAATAATAATGTAATTCCACCTAAAACAAGTGTGTTTTTAAATACATTCCAAAAAACTGGGTCATTAATAAACATCTCAAAATAATAAAAACCTACCCACTGTTCTCCATAAATTTTACCGCCAGGCATATACCTTCTAAAGGCAATGACATTACCGAGCATTGGTCCATACTTAAATATTAATAAATAAATGATTGGTAGAACTAACAAGGAATATAACTGCCAATCTTTTCTTATAGCAGTTAGCGTTTTTTTGACTTTACTTTTTTTTGTTTTTTTTGTAGTTTTTACTTGTGAATGTACGACTTCCGTTTCCATAATACCCCCCCGTTTCTGTTTATTATCAATACCATGTTCTATTGCGATTCATTGAATAGTAGCAAACAAGCTATTTATAAAGCTACATCTTAGAAAGATGTAGCAAATATACAATAAATTTAAGCGCTTACTTCAAGAGGTTAGAAGTCTTATTAAAATCTCTAAATCTATTATGTAAAAGGATATGATTATTTCGTATGATAAACAAATGAAGTAATTAAGAAGTAATGAGAATATATAATTTCTGTTTTGAAGATTTTTGTTCATTTTTATAACTATACTAGTATGGTAGCATAGCTATAAGGATTTTTTCTTTTGGTTAAAGAATATGAAACAGTGGGTTTTCTTTGATGTAATAAACAGGAATATGTGGAAAATCAGTTTCTATTAAAGCTTTCAAATACTCCATTCCTGGTTCTTCGCTTACCGCATGACCAATCAAGATGAATGCCTTCTTTTTCCCTTGGTGGATAGCATCCCTTACGTACTCAGGTGCTTCCCATTCCGGCCCTTCTCCCGCAATAATTAAATCAAGATCGTGGTTCTGAAATAAAGGAATGACCAATTCTCCTCCACCTCGATAACCTGCAAGCAGTCCAATCCTTTTGCATTTCATGGATAGATCACCAACAACTCTAACAAAGGGAGTACCGAGTTTATCTTTAATATACGTTGCAATTTCAGTAACAGATTTCTCTGGAATCGTCAAAGTAGTTGCCGTCGACTGATACTCTTCCGTATATTTCTCCCATTCAAGCTTGCGAATCAAGCCAACCATGATACCATCCGGATTATAACGGTGAAAGTAATCATGAAATCGAAAAATACTGATATTAGCTTCTTCTACTAATTGGAGCTTTGCCCGTAAGATTGGATCATTTGAATGTGCTTCTTTCCAATTTTGATGACTATAAAAAGGACCCTCATGAGTAATAATTAAATTTGCTCCTAGAGAAATTGCTTTTTCCAATACTTCCTGCGTTAAAATGAATGCGATTACAATTCCTTCAACATCAAGAGTTGCTGATCCTTTTACTAATACATCAGTTTGTGATTCAAATTTACCTGCGGGCTCGATTAACTTATCTATTATTCTCTGAATACTCGTCATTCTATCTCCCCCATCAAGTTAATCAAATTATAACATGTTACACTTTGTTCACTCAATATACAAACTATATTTTTTTACAAGAATTTCTATTAATTTACTAGCTGAAATTTATTTTTTCTATAACTAACTTTATTCCGCAACCACATTATTCGTTTCTTGCTTTTGCATACGCTGAAAAATAAGAATACTGCTAGACATTAGTATACAAGCTACAGAAACACCGCTAAAAAATGGCAAAAGTCCTGGAACATAAAGTAAAAGGAAAATATCTGCTACTAATCCAAGAAGAACTAGTAATAATATATGAATATTTAAAACCCCTAGAAAAAAGGAATATTTAAAGTAATCGATGAACTTTAAATGATAATGCACATAAACAGGAAAGAAAAATAAAAGTGTAATAACATATAAGCATGAAATAAGCAGCAATATACTAGTAGTAACAATACGGATTATACCATCAAGATTTAAGATTAAATAGTAATCGGCATATAACATTGCTCCCGCCAGTACAAATACTAGGCCATAGATATTGCTCTTTAAAAATTCACTTTTATAGATAGAGAAGAATGTTTTCCAAATGGGAATATCAGTTTCTTTCATAAACCATTTTCGGACAACAGTAAACAAAGCTACTGTTGCTGGCATAAAACCAAATAGAACGAGGCCACTTACTGTAAACAAAATCCATAATAAATTTATATAAGCTAGCTTCATAATCCATTCACAGATGGTATATAATTTCCCCATTGGTTTTGCTGTCATGCTTATCCCCTCTACTTTCTTCTTTCCTATTAGACTTCTTTATACTTCTTTTCTACTATAATCCCGCAGCCTGAATACATTTTAATTCATGAGCTACACTATAAACACTAGGCTCTGTGTAGCATCTATGTATTCAGACTGTTATACTCTCTCTATATTCTTTTATTAGTGCTGTTCTTCTAACCACAAAATGCTTGTTACTCCACGAGGGTAGTATTTACTACCTGCGATTTCACCTGCGATTATTTGATCACTCCAGCTCCAGATTGATAACTCAGGATGTGTTAACCATTCTACATGGGCTGTATCAGCTTTTGCCCCTTTTTCATCCCATTTCCAGCCCAGAATTTCACGTGCAATAAATTGGCATAAATAAATTTTACTTAGCCAAGAATTGTTACTTGTTGATGAAATTTTCCAGCCACCATCTTCGAATAGACAAATCCCTTCTGTTAAGACTGTTTCTAGATGTGTTTTTAATGCCTGAATATAGGTGCCATATCTTCCATGCTCATCTAATGCTTCCTTACAGTTTGTAAAGTATGGGAAAATCAGTCCTTCTATTGCTGGGATGATTTTTGAATCATTTCCTTCGCCAATAACAGCTGGAATATACCCATCTTCTGTTATGTGCTCCACAATAGTTGAAGCACATTTTTCTGCTTGCTCTAAAGCAAGCTTAGCCAAATCTTTTCTTTCATTCTCTGTAAATATTTTTTCAAGCGCAATATAGGAAGCCCATATTTTCCCTGCTAAATAAATATTGTTTCTTGCTTGCCCTAAAGACACATCAAGACTGTCATAAGTAGTTATTTCCGCACCACCCATTACCCTTGAAGAATCTAGACCCATCAATCCATTGCGCTTATCTGGTTCTGGATGATCTCTATTTAATATACTTTCAAAACACTGTTCCACTATTTCTAGATTTGCCTCTAACCACTTTTGATCACCTGTATGGTTAACATAAAGTGCCGCACATAATACCCAGTTTACTAGCTGTTCATGAGTCATATGGGAGAAACATCCGTCCAAACCATATAATTCATAGGATGAGTATTGTGGACGAGATATTGTATTCGCTACTCCCATATCATGTGTAAAGCTTATCCCACCAGGATATTCTGTATCATCGTTGGGAAAACGAACAGTATCTTCATAACTAAAACGTTGGACAAACATATCTAATTCATTTTTTACGGTCCACGGGTTCATTCTTAGCTCAAAGAAAATCTGATCCACTGTTAAATCAAAGGTATTCATCATACGATATTCCCCTTCATTCACTACCCAGAAAGGTTCCCCATTATAATCTAACAATTGTGTAGAGCCATAATAGCTGCGAATAGAGTGAATTAACATAAATTTTTGATCTTCCGATAAATGCTGTGTACCGTTTATTTTTTCATTTACATTTTTTGCTCGGTGTGCTATTGTATCAAAGTTTTCAAGAGCATATTCTGCAACAGACTCAATATTTTCAAAGAACTTAGTATAATAATAGGATGTATCCATCCCCGCGGTTACAATTCCACCTCTATAAAAACAGATAGCAAACTGATAGGTTCTTTTTTCTCCAGCTGGAACATCTACCACTAATGCACCTAAAGGTCCTAATCCAAATGTCCAGTTCTCTTCTTGAGGCGTTGTTAGAATGTTTTCTAGACTAAAGTGCATGGCTGATTTTACCTCAGGATTATTGGATACAATAGCTGTCGATCTACCTTGACCAATACCAGCAAATCCATCCATTGTATCATCGACTCTTCGCATGGATGAATAAGGATCACTTCCCTGATAGCCGAAGAAAGCGCGTCGGCTTCTAGTACCATTCGTATTATCTACTGTCAATTCAGCAAGTACAGCTGGCAAAATAGTCCTTTTCAATTCTTCCTCATTCGCAACCGTAGGATCTGGAACAGGTTCCACTTGTGAATAAATCGTAAAAGATATATCTTCTGCTTCCCATGTATCTGTTCCAAGTTGGAAATTTCGTTTTATTTTATCTTTAGAGATAGGATAAATGATTCTTGGCTTATCTGGATCTGGATCCATATTTTCAATATCATATCTCTTACTTTCATCATCTTCTTGGTAAGCAAAGAATGGAAATGCTTGATATATTCCTTCTTTATTTACTGTTTCAGCACCTATATAAATATTTTGTTTCGGAGAACGGCCCAACTCTAAATCTAATCCACCACCTGCACCTGGAAAACCTAGTGTAAAGCTTGAAAACGCTCCTATTGGCGAATGATGAGCATTAAAAAATGAATTTTTTGGCATCGCTATTAATTCCTCCTTTTCATTATCCTTTTACAGACCCTGCAGCCAATCCTTCTACAATCTTATTACTTAGTATGATGAATGCAATTAAAATCGGAATAATACTTATCATCAAGGTTGCTCCAATAGCTCCCCAATCTGTTAAATATTGTCCTACAAAGTTATTAACACCGACCGTTAATGTCTTCCATTTATCAGAGCTAATGAATGTATTAACGAATACAAATTCATTCCAGTTATAAATCATATTGATAATAACAACTGTTGCCATAACAGGAGTTGTCATTGGCAGCGTGATTTGAAAGAATATACGATGAATCGAACAACCATCCATTACAGCTGCTTCTTCTAGTTCACGTGGCAACGCTTGGTAGAATCCTAATAAAATCATGATTGTCAGTGGTAGGTTAAACGCTGTATACGATAAAATGATGGAAATCGGATTATCAATTAGTTGCAATTGATTAAAGAAACTAAATAATGGAATTAATGTGGAATGTAATGGAATCATGATTCCAACCATAAACAATCCAAGAACAGGTTTACTTAGTTTCCAATGCATTCTTGTAATTGCAAAGGTAACAAAGCTTGCCAGTATTACTGTTAAAACTACCGCGATAACGGTAATCCACACACTATTAAAGAAATATTGGCTTATATTCCCTTGTGTCCATACTTTTACATAGTTCCCCCATTGTGGATCTTTTGGAAGAGCAAATGGAGATAAGCCAAACACTTCTTGATTCGTTTTTAAAGAAAAGAAGAATAACCAGATAAGTGGATATATTTGAAAAATGGCAATAATCCCTAGTACTAGATACAAAAATCCGTATCCTATTTTACTTCCAATTGATCCTTTTATTTTAGGAGATGTGGATAAATCAGTTTTATTATTTTTTTGCATTACTACTTCACTCATGATTCTCTCTCTCCTTTAGTACCCAGCATCTTCTTTTGATGCTGTTAATTTTTGAATCACCCATGTCATAACAAGACAGATTATTAATAAAGCAAAGCCAATTGCACTACCATAGCCAAAGTTATATGTTTTAAATGCTTCCTTATACATATACGAAGCCATTACTTCACTGGCACCATTAGGTCCGCCACCAGTCATTACATAAATTAAATCAAAGTATTTTAATGAACCTACAATTGCTAAAACGATTGTTACTTTTATTACTGGAGCAATCAATGGAAGCTTAATTTTATAAGCAATTTGGAACGGCGTTGCTCCGTCGATTTTAGCTGCCTCAATAATTTCATCTGGTACTCCTTTTAAGGCGGCATAATAAATGATGATATAAAAACCTGCATATTGCCATACTATCGGAATGAAGATAGAGTATAGAACTAAGTTTGGATCTGCTAGCCATATCGGCGTGTTTTCCACTCCAAACATTTCTAATAGTTTGTTCAGCATTCCATTTGTTGGATCGAAAATTTTTAACCATAATTGAGCAATAGCAACAGAAGATAAAAGCATTGGAATTAAATAAATTTTACGTAATAGTCCTGCGCCTTTAATCTTACTAGCTAAAATTAACGAGATTACTAAGTACGCTATTAGGCTTATTGCAGAAAAAACAGCTAATAAAACTGAATGATAAGTACTATTCCAGAACAATTTATCTTTCATTAGCTCTATATAATTATCTAGCCCAATAAAAGTCTTAGCCCCTATACCGTCCCAATCCATTAAGCCATAATATCCTGTTAATACGATAGGAATATAGATTAAAATTAAAATGAGCAACAGTGCAGGGAGCACATATAGAGTGATTACCCATTTGTTCGACATCACATTTTTCATTATTCTGTTCTCCCTCCTTATTGATTGTAAGGGCTTTGTCAAATGATAGTATTGGTTATTCACATGTGATTTTCTTACACCAAACCAATATTATCGTTTAACAAAGCCTGTTCTTATAATCAACAATGTAAATATCAACACATTATTTTAAACTTTATCAATCTTTTAAAATGTGGAATCTATCTTATTCTTTACGATAGATTCCACATTTGTTGTTCAGTGCTTTTCTGTGTTATTCTTCTTCAGCTAATGCCTGTTCTTGTTTTTTCGTAAATTCTTTTGGCGATGCCTGACCACCAAATAGTGATTGAATCATATCAAGATGCACTTGAGCAACCCCTGAGCTCATTTGAACATCTGCATATAGTGTTAAATTGGATGCTGTTCCTAAATCATTTAAAATATCGATATACATTTGATCAAGTTCAATATTGGATGTATCAACAACAGTTGCTGGAATTACCCCTGCATCTTTAACAGAGTTTTTGCCCCATTCTTGTACTAGATATGCTACAAAATCTTTTGCTTCTTCTTTTACTTTTGATTTTTCAGAAACAAACAGACCAACACCAGGACCACCTACATAGCTGTTAATGTCGCCTTTACCACCTTCATATGTTGGGAATTTAAAGTATCCTACTTTATCTTTAAATTCTTGCGTAACATCTGGGCTTGTTGTATAGTTTGGCAATTCCCAAGTAGCCATTAAATACATAGCTGCTTGCTCGTTCATAAAGTATCCTTTTGCCTCGTCATTAGACAGACCATTAAATCCTTTTACAAATCCACCCATATCAACTAATTTTTTTATTTCTTCAGCTGCTTGAACAAGTGCTGGATCTTCAAAGCTTCCACTACGGTTAATCGCATTTGTTAATACTTCTGGTCCTCCAATTCTATCTGCAAGATACATATACCACATAGAACCAGTCCAACGGTCTTTATTACCTAAAGTAATTGGAGTAACATCATTATCAGCTAGCGTTTTAACAACATTTAAGAACTCATCATATGTTTCAGGAACTTCTAAATTATATTTTTCAAAAATTTCTTTATTGTAATAAACAGGTGTGATATTTAACTCAAGCGGAAGTCCGTAAGTTTTACCATCAATGGCAAAAGCTTCGGTTGTGCCTGCAACAAATTGATCTTTAAAATTGCTATCAATTACATCATCTAAAGAAGCAAACATTCCACCTTTTACAAATGGCTGCATATATCCTGCTGCCCATGTAACACCAACATCTGGTAGTTCATTGGAAGCAGATAATACTTTAATTTTATCTTTATATTGCTCATTTCCAAGAATCTCTGTTTGGATTTTCACATCCGGGTGGTCTTTTTCATATTGTTTAATGATATCGTTTACAATTGTGAACTGAGCTTTTGAACTTCCCTCTGGCCACAGATGCATGAATTTAATTACGGTTTTATCACCATCATTTGAAGCGCTTTCATTGTTGGAAGAAGTGGATGAAGAACATCCTGCTAAAACTAAAACCATTAATAAAGCAATCGATAATAGTGCTGACATTGCTTTTCTATGAAACATTAAAACTACCCCCTATAGCATCATATTTATTTCTTTCTTACAAATAAAGTCTATCATTATTGGATTTACCAAAAAAGGTAACAATGATTAGAAAAAGTTCAACTTTTTTTAGAAAGCCCTTTCAATATTTACCTTTCGATAGGCACTCGGTGTTATCCCTTCTAATTCTTTAAAGATTTTAATAAAATATTTAGCTGTTTTATATCCTGACTCTTCCGCAATGTCAGCAATCGAAAGCTTCGTAGAGATAAGCAAATTTTTAGCATGCTGAATTCTTCTTCTCGTTATATATTCACTAAACGTTAAATGAATTTCTTCTTTGAATAGCACACTAAAATAGCTCGGATTTAAATAAACATGATCAGCTACTTCACGTTGATTCAATTCTTCTTTTAAATGCTTTTCAATATATTGTAAAGCTTTCTGTATTGGTTCTCTAGCTGATTCATTTGTTACGGTTGCATCAATCAATTTATCATCAACAACTCTTGAGATAATATTGGCTCTTTCTCTATTTTTGTCAATCTTAATGGCATCTTCTACTGCTTCAACTAATTTCTTCTTACTAATTGGCTTTAGTAAATAATTAATAACACCCAAGCGAAGAGCTTCTTGGGCATACTCAAACTCAGAATAGGCAGAGATAACAATAACCACTGGTAAATAATTTTGATCTTTTATTGTTTTCAACATAGTTATCCCAGTGATTTTTGGCATGCGAATATCTGTTATAAGGATGTTTACTTTTTGTTTTTTCATGATGTCAATTGCAGACTCCGCATTTGCAGCCAATAATATTTGATATTGACCGTTAGACCAATTCTCCAATGTTTTTTTTATCCCTTCCCTTGATCTTGGCTCATCATCGACAATCAAAATTGTTTTTGTATTCATCCTTACATACCTCCATCTTTTGGAATTTCAAAAGAAATTAGTGTTCCTTCATTTTCGATACTTTCTATAATTAGTCCCTTTTGTTGCCTTTTCTGATAATAGAGTGTAAGCCTTTTATATACATTAGAAAGAGCCATTCCCTTGCCTGTTGCTGAATCAATGCCCCCTTTTTCCATTGATTCTTTAATACTATTTAATTTTGATGCACTAATGCCGATGCCATC from Niallia sp. FSL W8-0635 carries:
- a CDS encoding carbohydrate ABC transporter permease → MKESKQYKIFKVFNVCILLLIIFCTLYPFINVVAQSFSSESYINSGQVNLLPKGFNVETYQKVLSDTMFWINYKNTVVYTVVGTIISMFLTTIFAYALSKRRLVGRRFLTVFAVFTMFFNGGLIPNYVLINALGFANSMWAIVIPGAISIYNMLIMKSFFENMPEELEEAASIDGLNTYGILLKIILPLSKAVIATMVLFYAVAYWNSWFSAFIYLDKKELFPVTIYLRNMIAGTTSGMSAGATSADNLTQISANIKSVTMVLTILPILTIYPFVQKYFVSGVMLGSVK
- a CDS encoding ABC transporter permease, with protein sequence METEVVHSQVKTTKKTKKSKVKKTLTAIRKDWQLYSLLVLPIIYLLIFKYGPMLGNVIAFRRYMPGGKIYGEQWVGFYYFEMFINDPVFWNVFKNTLVLGGITLLFCFPMPIIFALLLNEVKSKKFKKFVQTASYLPHFLSIVIIAGMILQLTALNGSINGIVEFFTGEKISFIQSPEWFRTIYVTSEVWQGMGWGAILYLAALTTIDDSLYEAAKIDGANRWKQTLHITIPGILPTIVTLLILNIGSFLAIGFEKILLIYNPLTYETSDVLSTYLYRVGLESNNFSYAAAIGLFESIIGLVLVLTANSISRKLTERSLW
- a CDS encoding Nif3-like dinuclear metal center hexameric protein, which gives rise to MTSIQRIIDKLIEPAGKFESQTDVLVKGSATLDVEGIVIAFILTQEVLEKAISLGANLIITHEGPFYSHQNWKEAHSNDPILRAKLQLVEEANISIFRFHDYFHRYNPDGIMVGLIRKLEWEKYTEEYQSTATTLTIPEKSVTEIATYIKDKLGTPFVRVVGDLSMKCKRIGLLAGYRGGGELVIPLFQNHDLDLIIAGEGPEWEAPEYVRDAIHQGKKKAFILIGHAVSEEPGMEYLKALIETDFPHIPVYYIKENPLFHIL
- a CDS encoding YesL family protein, producing the protein MTAKPMGKLYTICEWIMKLAYINLLWILFTVSGLVLFGFMPATVALFTVVRKWFMKETDIPIWKTFFSIYKSEFLKSNIYGLVFVLAGAMLYADYYLILNLDGIIRIVTTSILLLISCLYVITLLFFFPVYVHYHLKFIDYFKYSFFLGVLNIHILLLVLLGLVADIFLLLYVPGLLPFFSGVSVACILMSSSILIFQRMQKQETNNVVAE
- a CDS encoding glycoside hydrolase family 52 protein encodes the protein MPKNSFFNAHHSPIGAFSSFTLGFPGAGGGLDLELGRSPKQNIYIGAETVNKEGIYQAFPFFAYQEDDESKRYDIENMDPDPDKPRIIYPISKDKIKRNFQLGTDTWEAEDISFTIYSQVEPVPDPTVANEEELKRTILPAVLAELTVDNTNGTRSRRAFFGYQGSDPYSSMRRVDDTMDGFAGIGQGRSTAIVSNNPEVKSAMHFSLENILTTPQEENWTFGLGPLGALVVDVPAGEKRTYQFAICFYRGGIVTAGMDTSYYYTKFFENIESVAEYALENFDTIAHRAKNVNEKINGTQHLSEDQKFMLIHSIRSYYGSTQLLDYNGEPFWVVNEGEYRMMNTFDLTVDQIFFELRMNPWTVKNELDMFVQRFSYEDTVRFPNDDTEYPGGISFTHDMGVANTISRPQYSSYELYGLDGCFSHMTHEQLVNWVLCAALYVNHTGDQKWLEANLEIVEQCFESILNRDHPEPDKRNGLMGLDSSRVMGGAEITTYDSLDVSLGQARNNIYLAGKIWASYIALEKIFTENERKDLAKLALEQAEKCASTIVEHITEDGYIPAVIGEGNDSKIIPAIEGLIFPYFTNCKEALDEHGRYGTYIQALKTHLETVLTEGICLFEDGGWKISSTSNNSWLSKIYLCQFIAREILGWKWDEKGAKADTAHVEWLTHPELSIWSWSDQIIAGEIAGSKYYPRGVTSILWLEEQH
- a CDS encoding carbohydrate ABC transporter permease is translated as MSEVVMQKNNKTDLSTSPKIKGSIGSKIGYGFLYLVLGIIAIFQIYPLIWLFFFSLKTNQEVFGLSPFALPKDPQWGNYVKVWTQGNISQYFFNSVWITVIAVVLTVILASFVTFAITRMHWKLSKPVLGLFMVGIMIPLHSTLIPLFSFFNQLQLIDNPISIILSYTAFNLPLTIMILLGFYQALPRELEEAAVMDGCSIHRIFFQITLPMTTPVMATVVIINMIYNWNEFVFVNTFISSDKWKTLTVGVNNFVGQYLTDWGAIGATLMISIIPILIAFIILSNKIVEGLAAGSVKG
- a CDS encoding carbohydrate ABC transporter permease; this encodes MKNVMSNKWVITLYVLPALLLILILIYIPIVLTGYYGLMDWDGIGAKTFIGLDNYIELMKDKLFWNSTYHSVLLAVFSAISLIAYLVISLILASKIKGAGLLRKIYLIPMLLSSVAIAQLWLKIFDPTNGMLNKLLEMFGVENTPIWLADPNLVLYSIFIPIVWQYAGFYIIIYYAALKGVPDEIIEAAKIDGATPFQIAYKIKLPLIAPVIKVTIVLAIVGSLKYFDLIYVMTGGGPNGASEVMASYMYKEAFKTYNFGYGSAIGFALLIICLVMTWVIQKLTASKEDAGY
- a CDS encoding extracellular solute-binding protein; amino-acid sequence: MFHRKAMSALLSIALLMVLVLAGCSSSTSSNNESASNDGDKTVIKFMHLWPEGSSKAQFTIVNDIIKQYEKDHPDVKIQTEILGNEQYKDKIKVLSASNELPDVGVTWAAGYMQPFVKGGMFASLDDVIDSNFKDQFVAGTTEAFAIDGKTYGLPLELNITPVYYNKEIFEKYNLEVPETYDEFLNVVKTLADNDVTPITLGNKDRWTGSMWYMYLADRIGGPEVLTNAINRSGSFEDPALVQAAEEIKKLVDMGGFVKGFNGLSNDEAKGYFMNEQAAMYLMATWELPNYTTSPDVTQEFKDKVGYFKFPTYEGGKGDINSYVGGPGVGLFVSEKSKVKEEAKDFVAYLVQEWGKNSVKDAGVIPATVVDTSNIELDQMYIDILNDLGTASNLTLYADVQMSSGVAQVHLDMIQSLFGGQASPKEFTKKQEQALAEEE
- a CDS encoding response regulator transcription factor; translated protein: MNTKTILIVDDEPRSREGIKKTLENWSNGQYQILLAANAESAIDIMKKQKVNILITDIRMPKITGITMLKTIKDQNYLPVVIVISAYSEFEYAQEALRLGVINYLLKPISKKKLVEAVEDAIKIDKNRERANIISRVVDDKLIDATVTNESAREPIQKALQYIEKHLKEELNQREVADHVYLNPSYFSVLFKEEIHLTFSEYITRRRIQHAKNLLISTKLSIADIAEESGYKTAKYFIKIFKELEGITPSAYRKVNIERAF